A window of the Buchnera aphidicola (Tetraneura ulmi) genome harbors these coding sequences:
- the sbcB gene encoding exodeoxyribonuclease I, with amino-acid sequence MEKVFTKYFLFYDYETFGLNPALDRIAQFSCIRTDLKFKIIKKYKVLYCIPPIDYLPNPESVIITGITPQITFSKFGYIEHIFAKKIFNIFKKNNTCILGYNNINFDDEMTRHLFYRNFFDPYEWSWKNNNSRWDIINIIRAIFVLRPDGIKWPKDKVGNLIFKLNKVTKENKIIHLNAHDASSDVNACIELMKLLKDKKQKILDFLFFYKTKKNILFLIKNTKINSFVYVSSFFGSEKKFMSIISIIFFHPENRNIIIFFDLSKNFSILLNFLKNVKMDKWTLEVFFSLGINFIYINRSPVLVPQSFLRNIDYLRLKIDKEKYYLNFRNLNNHIFFLKKKLLNFFLEEKNFFKNKNPKYKSFNVDESLYDSFFSFSEKRAINLIQSSSSYEELKKIKFESKRINDLFFNFRGRNYPETLSEDEKLIWKNKCKNSISPIVLFEYRKKIIFLLKKYQNDNRICLLLNDLLKYIIFIKNKIFK; translated from the coding sequence ATGGAAAAGGTTTTTACAAAATATTTTCTTTTTTATGATTATGAAACATTTGGACTAAATCCTGCATTAGATAGGATAGCACAATTTTCTTGTATTCGTACTGATTTGAAATTTAAAATTATAAAAAAATACAAAGTATTATACTGTATCCCTCCTATAGATTATTTACCTAACCCAGAATCAGTTATAATAACTGGAATAACCCCTCAAATAACATTTTCTAAATTTGGTTATATTGAACACATTTTTGCTAAAAAAATATTTAACATTTTTAAAAAAAATAATACTTGTATATTAGGATATAATAATATAAATTTTGATGATGAAATGACCAGACATTTATTTTATAGAAACTTTTTTGATCCATACGAATGGTCATGGAAAAATAATAATTCTAGATGGGATATAATTAATATTATAAGAGCTATTTTTGTATTAAGGCCTGATGGAATAAAATGGCCAAAGGATAAAGTCGGGAATCTCATTTTTAAATTAAATAAAGTAACTAAAGAAAATAAAATTATTCATTTGAATGCTCATGATGCTTCTTCTGATGTTAATGCATGTATAGAATTAATGAAATTATTGAAAGATAAAAAACAGAAAATTTTGGATTTTCTTTTTTTTTATAAGACTAAAAAAAACATTTTATTTTTAATAAAAAACACAAAAATTAATTCATTTGTGTATGTTTCTAGTTTTTTTGGTTCAGAAAAAAAATTTATGTCTATTATATCAATAATTTTTTTTCATCCTGAAAATAGAAATATTATAATATTTTTTGATCTTTCAAAAAATTTTTCTATTTTATTAAATTTTTTAAAAAATGTTAAAATGGATAAATGGACTTTAGAAGTTTTTTTTTCTTTAGGTATTAATTTTATATATATTAATAGATCTCCTGTTTTAGTTCCTCAGTCGTTTTTGAGAAATATTGATTACCTTCGTCTTAAAATAGACAAAGAAAAATATTATTTAAATTTTAGAAATTTAAATAATCATATTTTTTTTTTAAAGAAAAAGTTGCTTAATTTTTTTTTGGAAGAAAAAAATTTTTTTAAGAATAAAAATCCTAAATATAAAAGTTTTAATGTTGATGAAAGTTTATATGATTCTTTTTTTAGTTTTTCTGAAAAAAGAGCTATTAATTTAATTCAATCTTCTTCTAGTTATGAAGAATTAAAAAAAATAAAATTTGAAAGTAAAAGAATTAATGATTTGTTTTTTAATTTTAGAGGAAGAAATTACCCTGAAACTTTAAGTGAAGATGAAAAACTAATTTGGAAAAATAAATGTAAAAATTCTATTAGTCCAATTGTATTATTTGAATATCGTAAAAAAATTATTTTTTTATTAAAAAAATATCAGAATGATAATCGAATTTGTTTGTTATTAAATGATCTTTTAAAATATATTATTTTTATTAAAAATAAAATTTTTAAATAA
- a CDS encoding oxidative damage protection protein — MNKIIYCIYLKKKTKGLKKKVYPGILGEKIYKNISEIAWSIWIKHQTIFINEKKLNMLKKKDRKILENEMKNFLFKN; from the coding sequence ATGAATAAAATAATTTATTGTATTTATTTAAAAAAAAAAACTAAAGGATTAAAAAAAAAAGTTTATCCTGGAATTCTAGGGGAAAAAATTTATAAAAATATTTCTGAAATAGCTTGGAGTATTTGGATTAAACATCAAACAATTTTCATTAATGAAAAAAAACTAAATATGTTAAAAAAAAAAGATAGAAAAATTTTAGAAAATGAAATGAAAAATTTTTTATTTAAAAATTAA
- the mutY gene encoding A/G-specific adenine glycosylase, which produces MNQSNKIAQSIINWFHKYGRKKLPWQIKKNMYKIWISEIMLQQTKVVTVIPYYLKFIKKFPTIKNLSKASLNKILFFWSGLGYYNRAKNIFLTTKIIKEKYNYKFPKNYFLLIKLPGIGKSTAGAILSLANNFFFSILDGNVKRILSRCFLIKEPINKSSTQKKLWKIINNITPIYQTEKFNQGIMDLGATICTYKTPSCTICPINNICLSYKNNQVNQYPKNIKLKKILKKIIFLLLYKEKKIFLKKIEEKIIWKDLFSFPEFQNKQKMLLWIEKRNIEYKKIIFLEKQKFQYTNYKIVAEPILIFTLNKKFEFLEKKKKIWYNLNSKKKEKIAIPSPIKKILNKLKEIKI; this is translated from the coding sequence ATGAACCAATCAAATAAAATTGCACAATCGATTATCAACTGGTTCCATAAATATGGAAGAAAAAAATTACCTTGGCAAATTAAAAAAAACATGTATAAAATATGGATATCAGAAATTATGTTACAACAAACAAAAGTCGTAACTGTAATACCATACTACTTAAAATTTATAAAAAAATTTCCTACAATTAAAAATCTTTCCAAAGCATCATTAAACAAAATTTTATTTTTTTGGAGTGGTTTAGGATACTATAATAGAGCAAAAAATATATTTTTAACAACAAAAATAATAAAAGAAAAATATAATTATAAATTTCCAAAAAATTATTTTTTACTCATAAAACTACCAGGAATTGGAAAATCTACAGCCGGAGCTATTTTATCTCTTGCTAATAATTTTTTTTTCTCTATTTTAGATGGTAATGTAAAAAGAATACTATCAAGGTGTTTCTTAATAAAAGAACCAATAAATAAAAGTTCTACTCAAAAAAAATTATGGAAAATAATTAATAATATTACACCAATTTATCAAACCGAAAAATTCAATCAAGGAATAATGGATTTAGGTGCAACAATTTGTACTTATAAAACACCTTCATGTACAATTTGCCCAATAAATAATATATGTTTATCTTACAAAAATAATCAAGTAAATCAATATCCAAAAAATATTAAATTAAAAAAAATATTAAAAAAAATAATTTTTTTACTACTTTACAAAGAAAAAAAAATATTTTTAAAAAAAATAGAAGAAAAAATAATTTGGAAAGATTTGTTTTCCTTCCCAGAATTTCAAAATAAACAAAAAATGCTTTTATGGATAGAAAAAAGAAACATAGAATATAAAAAAATCATTTTTCTAGAAAAACAAAAATTTCAATATACTAACTATAAAATAGTTGCAGAACCAATATTAATATTCACATTAAATAAAAAATTTGAATTCTTAGAAAAAAAAAAAAAAATATGGTACAATCTAAATTCAAAAAAAAAAGAAAAAATCGCAATTCCTTCTCCAATAAAAAAAATATTAAATAAACTAAAAGAAATAAAAATATAA
- the trmB gene encoding tRNA (guanosine(46)-N7)-methyltransferase TrmB, translating to MENIKENNFLKIQHKSNLNISTSFRYRISSLQRKSIEKYYPLFGLKYQNFSFDWIKIFGRSKPIILEIGFGNGDSLINSAIENPNKNFLGIELYLPGIAIVLQKINDFNLKNIRIIYFNAIDVLMNSISECELSEIRLFFPDPWPKRKHHKRRIVQKQFLKIVYRKLSLKGKLHIITDSESYFLQILKNIKSLNCYIDLSKNRNYLSKIPCGILTKFEKKGIKLGNRIFHLFFLCKK from the coding sequence ATGGAAAATATAAAAGAAAATAATTTTCTTAAAATACAACATAAATCTAATTTAAACATATCTACCTCATTTAGGTATAGAATCAGTTCTTTACAGAGAAAATCAATAGAAAAATATTATCCATTGTTTGGATTAAAATATCAAAATTTTTCTTTTGATTGGATAAAAATTTTTGGAAGATCTAAACCAATAATATTGGAAATTGGTTTTGGAAATGGAGATTCTTTAATTAATTCTGCAATTGAAAATCCAAATAAAAATTTTTTAGGAATAGAGTTATATCTTCCTGGTATAGCAATTGTTTTACAGAAAATAAATGATTTTAATTTAAAAAATATAAGAATTATTTATTTTAATGCTATAGATGTACTTATGAATTCGATTAGTGAATGTGAATTATCCGAAATTAGGTTATTTTTTCCAGATCCTTGGCCAAAAAGAAAACATCATAAAAGAAGAATTGTTCAAAAACAATTTCTTAAAATCGTATATAGAAAATTAAGTTTAAAAGGAAAACTGCATATAATAACAGATTCTGAATCATATTTTCTTCAGATTTTAAAAAATATAAAGTCATTAAACTGTTATATAGACTTATCGAAGAATAGAAATTATTTAAGTAAAATCCCTTGTGGGATTTTAACTAAATTTGAAAAAAAAGGAATAAAATTAGGAAATAGAATTTTTCATTTGTTTTTTTTATGTAAAAAATAA